From the Hevea brasiliensis isolate MT/VB/25A 57/8 chromosome 15, ASM3005281v1, whole genome shotgun sequence genome, one window contains:
- the LOC110668907 gene encoding uncharacterized protein LOC110668907 isoform X1 produces MPSWLETQHSLKKRLIDEDDFEWQLPTSSRNRSSVERHGHQVVLRYVGGVDVSFLKEDPSIACGILVVLDLQTFQIVYQDYSLVRLRVPYIAGFLAFREVPILLPLIEKMKNSQNPYYPQVIMVDGNGMLHPRGFGLACHLGVQANLPTIGVGKNLHYVDGLNEEEVIRLLQAGRRSGEDFVKLVGDSGRILGAAMRPPRGSQDPIYISIGHRVSLDTAIKIAKITRQYHLPEPVRQADLRSRDYIREHKPMLLNLANSTWKTTAAIDLFNDMASSGVLEFPIYKDGLESFCRWHLTDLHTTDQCDMFRSFLIKKVYYEKFALTEQQYFAMGLEDFLISNGKRLLRFLRN; encoded by the exons ATGCCCAGTTGGCTAGA GACTCAGCATTCGCTTAAAAAGAGACTGATCGACGAGGATGATTTCGAATGGCAACTACCCACATCATCAAGAAACAGATCCAGTGTTGAAAGACATGGTCATCAGGTGGTATTGAGGTATGTGGGTGGAGTTGATGTGAGCTTCTTGAAGGAAGACCCTTCTATTGCCTGTGGGATTCTCGTTGTTTTGGACCTTCAAACTTTCCAAATTGTTTACCAGGATTACTCTCTTGTCCGTCTCCGAGTCCCTTATATCGCTGGCTTTCTTGCCTTCAGAGAG GTTCCAATACTTTTACCACTTATTGAGAAGATGAAGAACAGCCAAAATCCTTACTACCCACAG GTGATAATGGTTGATGGCAATGGAATGCTTCATCCTCGAG GTTTTGGTTTGGCTTGTCATCTGGGCGTTCAGGCTAATCTTCCCACCATTGGAGTTGGAAAGAAT CTGCATTATGTGGATGGTCTTAATGAAGAGGAAGTGATAAGGCTTCTTCAAGCTGGAAGAAGAAGCGGTGAAGATTTTGTTAAATTGGTGGGAGACTCTGGGCGCATATTGGGAGCC gcAATGAGACCACCTAGAGGCTCACAAGATCCTATATATATTTCAATTGGTCACCGTGTATCACTAGATACTGCCATCAAAATTGCCAAAATAACTCGCCAGTATCATTTACCAGAGCCTGTCCGACAG GCTGATTTAAGATCAAGAGACTACATCCGTGAGCATAAACCAATGTTGTTAAATCTG GCAAATAGTACCTGGAAAACTACTGCTGCTATTGATCTGTTCAACGACATGGCCAGTTCTGGTGTCCTGGAGTTTCCTATATACAAAGATGGACTGGAGAGCTTCTGTAGATGGCACTTAACAGATTTGCACACAACTGATCAATGTGACATGTTCAGGAGTTTCCTAATCAAGAAAGTTTATTATGAGAAATTCGCTCTCACTGAGCAACAGTACTTTGCCATGGGGCTTGAGGACTTCCTTATTTCCAATGGAAAAAGACTGCTCAGATTCTTGAGAAACTAA
- the LOC110668907 gene encoding uncharacterized protein LOC110668907 isoform X2 — protein sequence MPSWLETQHSLKKRLIDEDDFEWQLPTSSRNRSSVERHGHQVVLRYVGGVDVSFLKEDPSIACGILVVLDLQTFQIVYQDYSLVRLRVPYIAGFLAFREVPILLPLIEKMKNSQNPYYPQVIMVDGNGMLHPRGKSPLANLPTIGVGKNLHYVDGLNEEEVIRLLQAGRRSGEDFVKLVGDSGRILGAAMRPPRGSQDPIYISIGHRVSLDTAIKIAKITRQYHLPEPVRQADLRSRDYIREHKPMLLNLANSTWKTTAAIDLFNDMASSGVLEFPIYKDGLESFCRWHLTDLHTTDQCDMFRSFLIKKVYYEKFALTEQQYFAMGLEDFLISNGKRLLRFLRN from the exons ATGCCCAGTTGGCTAGA GACTCAGCATTCGCTTAAAAAGAGACTGATCGACGAGGATGATTTCGAATGGCAACTACCCACATCATCAAGAAACAGATCCAGTGTTGAAAGACATGGTCATCAGGTGGTATTGAGGTATGTGGGTGGAGTTGATGTGAGCTTCTTGAAGGAAGACCCTTCTATTGCCTGTGGGATTCTCGTTGTTTTGGACCTTCAAACTTTCCAAATTGTTTACCAGGATTACTCTCTTGTCCGTCTCCGAGTCCCTTATATCGCTGGCTTTCTTGCCTTCAGAGAG GTTCCAATACTTTTACCACTTATTGAGAAGATGAAGAACAGCCAAAATCCTTACTACCCACAG GTGATAATGGTTGATGGCAATGGAATGCTTCATCCTCGAGGCAAGTCTCCTTTG GCTAATCTTCCCACCATTGGAGTTGGAAAGAAT CTGCATTATGTGGATGGTCTTAATGAAGAGGAAGTGATAAGGCTTCTTCAAGCTGGAAGAAGAAGCGGTGAAGATTTTGTTAAATTGGTGGGAGACTCTGGGCGCATATTGGGAGCC gcAATGAGACCACCTAGAGGCTCACAAGATCCTATATATATTTCAATTGGTCACCGTGTATCACTAGATACTGCCATCAAAATTGCCAAAATAACTCGCCAGTATCATTTACCAGAGCCTGTCCGACAG GCTGATTTAAGATCAAGAGACTACATCCGTGAGCATAAACCAATGTTGTTAAATCTG GCAAATAGTACCTGGAAAACTACTGCTGCTATTGATCTGTTCAACGACATGGCCAGTTCTGGTGTCCTGGAGTTTCCTATATACAAAGATGGACTGGAGAGCTTCTGTAGATGGCACTTAACAGATTTGCACACAACTGATCAATGTGACATGTTCAGGAGTTTCCTAATCAAGAAAGTTTATTATGAGAAATTCGCTCTCACTGAGCAACAGTACTTTGCCATGGGGCTTGAGGACTTCCTTATTTCCAATGGAAAAAGACTGCTCAGATTCTTGAGAAACTAA